One stretch of Jiangella gansuensis DSM 44835 DNA includes these proteins:
- a CDS encoding AEC family transporter: MTSVVTGFAVIVTIIAIGYLLGRRDVLGPTGPMVLSKLAFWVASPALMFHTVAGADLAVLASKPLIATAGSVAVVVAVFALAGWWRGWDASYTTLGALCSGLVNAGNLGIPIAAYVLGDATLVAPILLMQTIVIVPVALTILDLAGAATKLPLWRRFLTPLQSPVTVGSLAGVVVAATSVPIPAPVMEPFILVGSMSIPAVLIVFGISLCGASWPGRGPDRRPLALAVALKSLVHPAVALGLGMLLDLSRDELLALVVLSALPTAQNALTFAVWYGKAMTLVRESILVTTVVSLPVLVLVATVLR; this comes from the coding sequence CATCGGCTACCTCCTGGGCCGCCGCGATGTCCTCGGCCCGACGGGCCCGATGGTGCTCAGCAAGCTGGCGTTCTGGGTCGCCAGCCCGGCGCTGATGTTCCACACCGTCGCCGGCGCCGACCTGGCCGTCCTGGCCTCGAAGCCGCTGATCGCAACCGCCGGCAGCGTGGCCGTCGTGGTGGCGGTGTTCGCCCTGGCCGGGTGGTGGCGCGGCTGGGACGCGTCCTACACAACCCTCGGCGCGCTCTGCTCCGGCCTCGTGAACGCCGGCAACCTGGGCATCCCGATCGCCGCCTACGTGCTGGGTGACGCGACCCTGGTCGCGCCGATCCTCTTGATGCAGACGATCGTCATCGTCCCGGTGGCGTTGACGATTCTGGACCTGGCTGGCGCCGCGACGAAACTCCCGCTCTGGCGGCGGTTCCTGACACCGCTGCAGAGCCCGGTCACCGTCGGTTCCCTGGCCGGCGTCGTTGTCGCGGCCACGAGCGTGCCCATCCCCGCGCCGGTCATGGAACCGTTCATCCTGGTCGGGTCGATGTCGATTCCCGCGGTGCTGATCGTGTTCGGCATCTCGCTGTGCGGGGCGTCGTGGCCAGGACGGGGGCCGGACCGGCGGCCACTGGCATTGGCGGTCGCGCTGAAGTCGCTGGTTCACCCGGCTGTGGCGCTGGGCCTCGGAATGCTGCTCGATCTGTCTCGCGACGAGCTCCTGGCGCTGGTCGTGCTGTCCGCTCTGCCCACCGCACAGAACGCCCTGACCTTCGCCGTCTGGTACGGCAAGGCGATGACGTTGGTGCGCGAATCGATCCTCGTGACCACCGTCGTGTCACTGCCTGTTCTGGTGCTCGTGGCGACGGTCCTGCGGTGA